The following proteins are encoded in a genomic region of Dasypus novemcinctus isolate mDasNov1 chromosome 21, mDasNov1.1.hap2, whole genome shotgun sequence:
- the EVPL gene encoding envoplakin, which produces MFKGLSKVSPGKGSPKGSPSKHSRATNQELALLISRMQANADQVERDILETQKRLQQDQLNSERGQALQHQQETGRSLKEAEMLLKDLFLDVDKAQRLKHPQAAEIEKDIKQLHERVTQECAEYRALYEKMVLPPDVGPRVDWARVLEQKQKLVCDGRFGPGVAELEQQVAEHNILQKEVEAYGQQLRSLIGPDAATIRSQYRDLLRAASWRGQSLGSLYTHLQACARQLSALAQQQRRILQQDWSDLMADPAGVRREYEHFKLHELLSQEQCVNQLQDDGERMVALGHPAVGPIQAHQEALKTEWQNFLNLCICQESQLQHVEGYQRFQEEADSICQTLEKLNSSLDSKFSPAPGGPPGALPELLQQLEVEEKQLAMAERTVGDLQRRAQEVVPLPLRRNRPQQPLLADSLCDWDEGDVQLLQGERYTLVDNSDPHTWVVQGPGGETKRAPAACLSIPAPDPDAAARASRLASELQALKQKLDAVQSRLKAGSVEPVPPGQQAPASSAPAQQPDPQAQQLLARMTQLGSDLAQVERQVRGRARAPLSRTAPLEDLEGRISSHEGTAQRLQSLGAEKAAAQQECEAFLSAQPAGPAALQLPVALNNVKNKYSDVQVLCSLYAEKAKAALGLEKQIQDADGVIRGFESSLAQEAPLPAGPAALQERVGELQHRRRELLEQQGCVLWLHRQLKAAEHACGALQSTCHEFCQDLPRQQQRVRALTDRYHAVGDQLDLREKMVQDAGLTYQQFKNCRDNLSSWLEHLPRNQARPSDGPSQVAYKLQAQKRLMQEIQGRERDRAMAARLSQDLQAALQDYELQADTYRCSLEPVPAGSAPKNPQVSPLQESIETQEKNLTKAYTEVAATHQQQLHQLEFTRKVLEKKELGEDNQGSHATKQGSEGAAQAGESEALRLQLESERKQVAQVQRELEKQRARLLQLRTQRPVERLEEKEVVEFYRDPQLESSLSKAKSQVEEEGRKRARLQADLEAAAQEVVQLESEREATQPHLLTKEVTHIERDPGLDSQAAQLRGEIQHLRGQNASVSERLEELKKELRALEQQEVAVKEKVVVREVVKVEKDLEMVKAARALRLQIEEDAARRKVAQEAGAKLQSRIQELERAISSVEPKVIVKEVKKVEQDPGLLKEASQLRSLLGEERDKNGVLARELQELRGRLSVVEQQKPKVELQERVNEVFQVDPETAQEIPRLRAQLQETAGKRRCVEEEVGRLLSDLMALRAQKPTVEYKEVTREVVRHERSPEVLREIDRLKAQLNELVNANGRSQEQLIRLQGERDEWRRERSKVETKTVTREVVRREKDPVLEKEAERLRQEVREAAQKRRAAEDQVYELQNKYLLLARRRPEEKVVVQEVVVTQKDPRLRDEHRRLSRSLDEEVGRRRQLEREVQQLRASVEETEGLLSFQGDRDKKLAVEKEGRQLSLRIQELEQRPPAVQEKIIMEEVVKLEKDPGLEKSTEALRRDLDQEKTRVMELHRECKSLQVEIDVLQKTKSQEKTIYKEVVRVEKDRALESERAHVWETLSRERAARQAREEEARRLRERLDRAEALGRTWAREEAELRTAREQAGQECRQLQQELWALERQKQQEVLRRQQESKLLSQKTESKRQKVAQQGQELSQLETAILQEKDQIHEKERTLRDLHTQVSREELHQETQTRETNLSTKISILEPETGTDMSPYEAYKRGIIDRGQYLQLQELECDWEEVTTSGPCGEESVLLDRKSGKQYSIEAALRCRRISKEEYHLYRDGRLPISEFALLVAGETKPCSSLSIGSIISRSPLASPTPQASSSFSLGLSLGLGDDSFPIAGVYDTTTDNKCSVKTAVAKNMLDPITGQKLLEAQAATGGIVDLLSRERCSVHKALEQGLIESASTQRLLNAQKAFTGIEDPVTKKRLSVGEAIRKGWVPLESALPHLRAQHLTGGLIDPKRTGRVPLPQAVLSGMIDEGLAQLLQDEASYDKDLTDPVSKERLSYKEAMARCRKDPLSGLLLLPALLEGYRCCHPLPPSRVHSLR; this is translated from the exons AAGCTGGTGTGCGACGGGCGGTTCGGGCCGGGCGTGGCGGAGCTGGAGCAGCAGGTCGCCGAGCACAACATTCTGCAGAAGGAGGTCGAGGCCTACGGGCAGCAGCTGCGGAGCCTCATCGGGCCG GATGCAGCCACCATCAGGAGCCAATACCGGGACCTACTG AGGGCGGCCTCGTGGCGCGGGCAGAGCCTGGGCAGCCTGTACACGCACCTGCAGGCCTGCGCGCGCCAGCTGAGCGCCCTGGCCCAGCAGCAGCGCCGCATCCTGCAGCAGGACTGGAGCGACCTCATGGCCGACCCCGCGGGCGTGAGGCGGGAGTACGAG cactTCAAGCTGCACGAGCTGCTGAGCCAGGAGCAGTGCGTGAACCAGCTGCAGGACGACGGCGAGCGCATGGTGGCGCTCGGGCACCCGGCCGTGGGGCCCATCCAG GCCCACCAGGAGGCCCTCAAGACGGAGTGGCAGAACTTCCTGAACCTGTGCATCTGCCAGGAGAGCCAGCTGCAGCACGTGGAGGGCTACCAGCGG TTCCAGGAAGAGGCTGACTCCATCTGCCAGACCCTGGAGAAGCTCAACTCCAGCTTAGACTCCAAGTTCAGCCCTGCCCCCGGAGGCCCGCCTGGGGCCCTCCCAGAGCTGCTGCAACAGCTGGAG GTGGAGGAGAAGCAGCTGGCCATGGCCGAGAGGACCGTCGGGGACCTGCAGCGGCGGGCCCAGGAGGTGGTGCCCTTGCCCCTGCGCAGGAACCGGCCCCAGCAGCCCCTGCTCGCCGACAGCCTCTGCGACTGGGATGAGGGAGAT GTGCAGCTGCTGCAGGGCGAGCGGTACACGCTGGTGGACAACAGTGACCCCCACACCTGGGTCGTCCAGGGCCCCGGTGGGGAGACCAAGCGGGCCCCGGCCGCCTGCCTCTCTATCCCAGCGCCGGACCCTGACGCCGCGGCCAGGGCCTCCAG GCTGGCCTCGGAGCTGCAGGCCCTGAAACAGAAACTGGACGCCGTCCAGAGCCGCCTGAAGGCGGGTTCTGTGGAGCCCGTCCCTCCCGGCCAGCAGG ccccggccAGCTCGGCCCCGGCCCAGCAGCCCGACCCGCAGGCCCAGCAGCTCCTGGCGCGGATGACCCAGCTGGGCAGTGACCTGGCGCAGGTGGAGAGGCAGGTGCGGGGCCGAGCCCGGGCCCCGCTGAGTCGCACCGCGCCCCTGGAGGACCTGGAGGGCCGCATCAGCAGCCACGAG ggcacggCCCAGCGCCTGCAGAGTCTGGGAGCCGAGAAGGCGGCAGCCCAGCAGGAGTGCGAGGCCTTCCTGTCGGCGCAGCCCGCGGGCCCCGCTGCCCTGCAGCTGCCCGTGGCCCTCAACAACGTCAAGAACAAGTACAGCGACGTGCAGGTCCTGTGCAGCCTCTACGCGGAGAA AGCCAAGGCCGCCCTGGGCCTGGAGAAGCAGATCCAGGACGCAGACGGGGTCATCCGAGGCTTCGAGTCCAGCCTGGCCCAGGAGGCCCCCCTCCCCGCGGGGCCGGCGGCGCTGCAGGAGAGGGTCGGCGAGCTGCAG CACCGGCGGAGGGAGCTGCTGGAGCAGCAGGGCTGCGTGCTGTGGCTGCACCGCCAGCTGAAGGCCGCCGAGCACGCGTGCGGGGCGCTGCAGAGCACCTGCCACGAGTTCTGCCAGGACCTGCCTCGGCAGCAGCAGCGGGTGCGGGCGCTCACAGACCGCTACCACGCCGTGGGCGACCAGCTGGACCTACG GGAGAAGATGGTGCAGGACGCCGGCCTCACCTACCAGCAGTTCAAAAACTGCAGGGACAACCTGAGCTCCTGGCTGGAGCACCTGCCCCGCAACCAGGCGCGGCCCAGCGACGGGCCCAGCCAGGTTGCCTACAAGCTGCAGGCGCAGAAG AGGCTGATGCAGGAGATCCAGGGCCGAGAACGGGACAGGGCCATGGCGGCCCGCCTCTCCCAGGACCTGCAGGCGGCTCTCCAA GACTATGAGCTGCAGGCAGACACCTACCGCTGCTCCCTGGAGCCCGTCCCGGCAGGGTCGGCCCCCAAGAACCCCCAAGTGTCCCCGCTGCAGGAGAGCATCGAGACCCAG GAGAAGAACCTGACCAAGGCATACACTGAGGTCGCAGCCACACACCAGCAGCAGCTGCACCAGCTGGAGTTCACCAGGAAGGTGCTGGAGAAG AAGGAGCTCGGGGAGGACAACCAGGGGAGCCACGCTACAAAGCAGGGGTCTGAGGGCGCAGCCCAAGCAGGGGAGTCAGAGGCGCTGAGGTTGCAGCTGGAGTCAGAGAGGAAGCAGGTGGCCCAGGTGCAGCGAGAGCTGGAGAAGCAGAGGGCCCGGCTGCTGCAGCTGAGGACACAGAGGCCCGTGGAGAGGCTGGAGGAGAAGGAAGTGGTGGAGTTCTACCGGGACCCCCAGCTGGAGAGCAGCCTGTCCAAGGCGAAATCCcaggtggaggaggagggcaggaagCGGGCGCGCCTGCAGGCGGACCTGGAGGCGGCGGCCCAGGAGGTCGTCCAGCTGGAGAGCGAGAGGGAGGCCACGCAGCCTCACCTGCTCACCAAGGAGGTCACCCACATCGAGAGGGACCCCGGCCTGGACAGCCAGGCAGCTCAGCTCCGCGGCGAGATCCAGCACCTGCGGGGCCAGAACGCCAGCGTCTCTGAGCGCCTGGAAGAGCTCAAGAAGGAGCTGCGGGCCCTGGAGCAGCAGGAGGTGGCCGTGAAGGAGAAGGTGGTGGTTAGAGAAGTGGTGAAGGTGGAGAAGGACCTGGAAATGGTCAAGGCAGCCCGAGCGCTGAGGCTGCAGATCGAGGAGGACGCTGCACGGAGGAAGGTGGCCCAGGAGGCCGGGGCCAAGCTCCAGTCTCGCATCCAAGAGCTAGAGCGGGCCATCAGCTCCGTGGAGCCGAAGGTCATCGTGAAAGAGGTGAAGAAGGTGGAGCAAGACCCAGGCCTTCTCAAAGAGGCCTCCCAGCTGAGAAGCCtcctgggggaggagagggacaAGAACGGGGTGCTGGCCAGAGAGCTCCAGGAGCTGCGCGGCAGGCTGAGCGTGGTGGAGCAGCAGAAGCCCAAGGTGGAGCTCCAGGAGAGAGTCAACGAGGTCTTCCAGGTGGACCCCGAGACGGCGCAGGAGATCCCGCGGCTCCGGGCCCAGCTGCAGGAGACGGCTGGCAAGAGGCGCTGCGTcgaggaggaggtggggaggcTGCTGTCCGACCTGATGGCGCTGCGGGCCCAGAAACCCACCGTGGAGTACAAGGAGGTGACCCGGGAGGTGGTGAGGCATGAGAGGAGCCCCGAGGTGCTGCGGGAAATTGACCGCCTGAAGGCCCAGCTCAACGAGCTGGTCAACGCCAACGGCCGGTCCCAGGAGCAGCTCATCCGGCTGCAGGGGGAGCGGGACGAGTGGAGGCGGGAGCGCTCCAAGGTGGAGACCAAGACGGTGACCAGGGAGGTGGTGCGGCGCGAGAAGGACCCCGTCCTGGAGAAGGAGGCGGAGCGGCTCCGCCAGGAGGTGCGGGAGGCGGCCCAGAAGAGGCGGGCCGCCGAGGACCAGGTCTACGAGCTGCAGAACAAGTACCTGCTGCTGGCGAGGCGGCGGCCCGAGGAGAAGGTGGTGGTGCAGGAGGTGGTGGTCACCCAGAAGGACCCGCGGCTCCGCGACGAGCACCGCCGGCTGAGCCGGAGCCTGGACGAGGAGGTGGGCCGGCGGCGGCAGCTGGAGCGCGAGGTGCAGCAGCTGCGGGCCAGCGTGGAGGAGACCGAGGGCCTGCTCAGCTTCCAGGGGGACCGCGACAAGAAGCTGGCCGTGGAGAAGGAGGGGCGGCAGCTGAGCCTGCGCATCCAGGAGCTGGAGCAGCGGCCGCCCGCCGTGCAGGAGAAGATCATTATGGAGGAAGTGGTCAAGCTGGAGAAGGACCCGGGCCTGGAGAAGTCCACGGAGGCCTTGCGGCGGGACCTGGACCAGGAGAAGACCCGGGTGATGGAGCTGCATCGCGAGTGCAAGAGCCTGCAGGTCGAGATCGACGTCCTCCAGAAAACCAAGTCACAGGAGAAAACCATCTACAAGGAGGTGGTCAGGGTGGAGAAGGACCGGGCGCTGGAGAGCGAGCGGGCCCACGTGTGGGAGACGCTCAGCAGGGAGCGGGCGGCGCGCCAGGCCCGGGAGGAGGAAGCGCGGCGGCTCCGGGAGCGCCTGGACCGGGCCGAGGCGCTGGGGAGGACCTGGGCCCGGGAGGAGGCCGAGCTCCGGACGGCCCGGGAGCAGGCGGGCCAGGAGTGCCGGCAGCTGCAGCAGGAGCTGTGGGCGCTCGAGAGGCAGAAGCAGCAGGAGGTGCTGCGCCGGCAGCAGGAGTCGAAGCTGCTCAGCCAGAAGACAGAGAGCAAGCGGCAGAAGGTGGCCCAGCAGGGCCAGGAGCTCTCACAGCTCGAGACGGCCATCCTCCAAGAGAAGGACCAGATCCACGAGAAGGAGAGGACCCTCCGGGACCTCCACACCCAGGTGAGCCGGGAGGAGCTCCACCAGGAGACCCAGACCCGGGAGACCAACCTCTCCACCAAGATCTCCATCTTGGAGCCGGAGACGGGGACGGACATGTCCCCCTACGAGGCCTACAAGAGGGGCATCATTGACCGGGGCCAGTACCTCCAGCTGCAGGAGCTCGAGTGCGACTGGGAGGAGGTGACCACCTCGGGGCCCTGCGGGGAGGAGTCTGTGCTCCTGGACCGCAAGAGCGGGAAGCAGTACTCCATCGAGGCCGCGCTGCGCTGCCGCCGCATCTCCAAGGAGGAGTACCACCTGTACCGGGACGGCCGCCTCCCCATCTCCGAGTTCGCCCTGCTCGTGGCCGGGGAGACCAAGCCCTGCTCCTCGCTCTCCATCGGCTCCATCATCTCCAGGTCCCCGCTCGCCTCTCCGACCCCCCAGGCCAGCAGCTCCTTCTCCCTCGGCCTCTCCCTCGGGCTGGGTGACGACAGCTTCCCCATCGCCGGGGTCTATGACACGACCACGGACAACAAGTGCAGCGTCAAGACGGCCGTGGCCAAGAACATGCTGGACCCCATCACCGGGCAGAAGCTGCTGGAGGCGCAGGCGGCCACGGGGGGCATTGTGGACCTCCTCAGCCGGGAGCGCTGCTCGGTGCACAAGGCCCTGGAGCAGGGCCTGATCGAGAGCGCCTCCACCCAGAGGCTGCTCAACGCACAGAAGGCCTTCACCGGCATCGAGGACCCCGTCACCAAGAAGCGGCTGTCGGTGGGCGAGGCCATCCGCAAGGGCTGGGTGCCCCTGGAGAGCGCGCTGCCGCACCTGCGGGCGCAGCACCTGACCGGCGGGCTCATCGACCCCAAGAGGACGGGCCGCGTCCCCCTGCCGCAGGCCGTGCTCTCCGGCATGATAGACGAAGGCCTGGCCCAGCTGCTGCAGGACGAGGCGAGCTACGACAAGGATCTGACGGACCCCGTGTCCAAGGAGCGGCTGAGCTACAAGGAGGCCATGGCACGCTGCCGCAAGGACCCCCTCAGCGGCCTGCTGCTCCTCCCGGCCTTGCTGGAGGGGTACCGCTGttgccaccccctgccccccagccgtGTGCACTCGCTGCGCTGA